One genomic window of Hydra vulgaris chromosome 03, alternate assembly HydraT2T_AEP includes the following:
- the LOC136078392 gene encoding uncharacterized protein LOC136078392 produces MSINTKTLFKADRIKVRTKRAGKRKKIFNRKVLRSSVSVNNVNFPSLSVNIELPVNSQTDIFDTPSSSLRKVEAVISSTSKNYTITKNKVLTGYIIIDCSILSDVISVMSCSTYFQTTLAIIENKSKKQGLACELSIICLKCKYQNDFYTSKLINKKGNFDISNRTVYTMRTLGIGHSGIKRFTTLMNMPKPMTPKNYDKLVLKITNITEKVAQETMTDAVSDIRLQCQDINEILDVGVSCDGTWQRRGFSSLNGVFAALSIDSGKVLDVEVMSRICRGCFLNQKLSKKDLTAYAEWRKSHISKMNFVGSAGGMECEGASRIFQQSIKKHKLQYINFLGDGDSKSYNSVKDVYPYIKVNKLECVGHYQKRVGTRLRKLKKKVRGLGGRGRLTDATIDQLQNFFGVAIRQNTGNLDAMKSAALATFFTDKANSTNTYKPGPGLPLEVVYKIRPVFEELTKEDELKKCLHGKTQNANESFHGKIWDRIPKTKYVR; encoded by the exons ATGTCTATAAATACCAAAACTCTTT TTAAAGCTGATAGAATTAAAGTAAGAACTAAGCGAGCAGGCAAAAGAAAgaagatttttaatagaaaagtttTACGTAGCAGTGTGagtgtaaataatgtaaattttcCATCTTTAAGTGTAAATATCGAGTTACCTGTAAATAGTCAAACTGACATCTTCGATACGCCAAGCTCTTCTCTTCGCAAAGTTGAGGCAGTCATTAGctcaacatcaaaaaattataccattactaaaaacaaagttcTGACAGGATATATAATTATTGATTGTTCGATTTTGTCTGATGTTATTAGCGTTATGAGCTGTTCAACTTATTTCCAAACGACTTTAGCAatcattgaaaacaaaagcaaaaagcaAGGACTTGCATGTGAACTttctattatttgtttaaagtgtaaatatcaaaatgatttttacacTTCTAagttgattaataaaaaaggaaactttGATATAAGCAATCGAACAGTATATACAATGAGGACTCTTGGAATAGGACATTCCGGAATTAAACGGTTTACAACCCTCATGAACATGCCAAAACCAATGACTCCAAAAAACTATgacaaacttgttttaaaaattactaatattacTGAGAAAGTTGCACAGGAAACAATGACTGATGCTGTATCTGATATAAGACTACAGTGTCAAGACATTAATGAGATTCTTGATGTTGGTGTATCATGTGATGGCACATGGCAGCGTAGGGGATTTTCATCATTGAATGGTGTATTTGCAGCACTTTCAATAGACAGTGGAAAAGTTTTAGATGTTGAGGTGATGAGTCGAATATGCAGAGGGTGCTtcttaaatcaaaaactttctaaaaaagaCCTTACTGCTTATGCTGAGTGGAGAAAGTCCCACATTTctaaaatgaattttgttggTTCTGCAGGTGGAATGGAGTGTGAAGGAGCCAGTCGAATTTTCCagcaatcaattaaaaaacataagttgcagtacattaattttttaggtgATGGAGATAGCAAAAGTTACAATAGTGTCAAGGATGTTTATCcttatattaaagtaaataaattagaatgTGTTGGACACTATCAGAAGCGTGTTGGAACCAGACTccgtaaattgaaaaaaaaagttaggggACTGGGCGGTCGTGGTAGATTGACAGATGCAACAATTGATCAACTACAAAACTTCTTTGGTGTGGCAATTAGACAAAATACTGGTAATTTAGATGCCATGAAATCAGCAGCACTTGCTACCTTTTTCAC AGACAAAGCAAATAGCACTAACACCTACAAGCCAGGACCTGGTCTACCTTTAGAGGTTGTATACAAGATCAGACCTGTGTTTGAAGAGCTCACAAAAGAAGATGAGCTTAAAAAATGTCTGCATGGTAAAACACAAAATGCAAATGAGTCTTTCCATGGGAAAATTTGGGATCGCAtaccaaaaacaaaatatgttcGCTGA
- the LOC136077872 gene encoding uncharacterized protein LOC136077872 — MIKAIVVKCLGERKVVLASNSNIADFLTNASKKFGDSDISGIMWNGCKVDSETFVAILNEQNLEVEVVAKNNELSTFVQSLKGFSPVKAVFFAVDSYSDPVSFDFHNQQSIIPELPNESTLYQGFNYEEGVLEDLDVSSKSQNSSLLSTAAQVGEPPKSSDEPPASQKNEFNKKKPSLSTLSILNRHLFNNETYSVFPKRVTYAPGLMLKEAIRLYPIFKDSSLKIQKMLVWISPDSQTHTKSLMLLQKSLISLFISLRRQLMSCLCKLIVIQYINT; from the exons ATGATAAAGGCTATTGTTGTCAAGTGTCTTGGTGAAAGAAAAGTTGTTCTTGCTAGTAATAGCAATATTGCAGACTTTTTAACTAATG cTTCTAAGAAGTTTGGTGACAGTGATATAAGTGGCATCATGTGGAATGGATGTAAAGTCGATTCTGAAACATTTGTTGCcattttaaatgaacaaaatctGGAAGTGGAAGTTGTAGCAAAAAATAATGAGCTCAGCACTTTTGTTCAAAGTTTAAAGGGATTTTCTCCTGTTAAAGCTGTTTTCTTTGCTGTAGATAGTTACTCTGATCCTGTTTCATTCGATTTTCACAACCAACAATCCATTATTCCTGAACTTCCAAATGAATCTACATTGTACCAAGGCTTCAATTATGAAGAAGGTGTACTTGAGGATTTAGATGTATCTTCAAAATCGCaaaattcaagtttattatcAACTGCTGCACAAGTTGGTGAACCACCAAAATCAAGTGATGAACCACCTGCAtctcaaaaa AAtgaatttaataagaaaaagccATCGCTTTCAACACTGTCTATTTTAAACAGACATCTTTTTAATAACGAGACTTATAGTGTATTTCCAAAAAGAGTTACATATGCTCCTGGATTGATGCTGAAAGAAGCGATTCGTTTGTACCCTATTTTTAAAGACTCATCTCTTAAGATTCAAAAGATGTTGGTTTGGATTTCTCCTGATTCGCAAACCCATACTAAAAGTTTAATGCTGCTCCAGAAATCACTTATTTCACTATTTATATCACTAAGAAGACAACTGATGAGTTGTTTATGCAAGTTgat tgtGATTCAATACATAAATACTTAA